The following are encoded in a window of Corynebacterium argentoratense DSM 44202 genomic DNA:
- a CDS encoding flavin monoamine oxidase family protein, whose protein sequence is MSVERTVDVAIIGAGPCGLSAARKLKAAGKSFVVVEARDRVGGRTRSDVMDGAWYEIGGQWVSPDQTELIALIKELGLETFQRYREGDSIYLGMDGEVKRYTGEIFPCAPETQAEMERLIEVMDGIVAELDPAAPWEHPRAKEWDSISFKQWLKEQSDDEEARKNIGLFIAGGMLTKPDHAFSALQAFHMAASAGSFTNLVDEDFILDARVVGGMQSVSLKMAEEIGEDNIILSSPVRTLEYTDEGVTLHADNDVVVRAQYCILAVPPNLYNRISYVPELPRTQHIMHQHQSMGLVIKVHATYATPFWRDKGLSGTCFSSNHLVQEIYDNTNHGDERGTLVGFVVDEKAEEMFALPEEERKRTILDAMAKMLGEETLNPESFYLSDWGAEEWTRGAYACSYDLGGLARWGKFNTVPVGPIHFACSDIAGEGYQHVDGAVRMGHKVSGELIERLGG, encoded by the coding sequence ATGTCTGTTGAACGCACTGTAGATGTCGCCATTATTGGTGCCGGCCCGTGTGGCTTGTCCGCCGCCCGCAAGTTGAAGGCCGCTGGTAAGTCTTTCGTGGTCGTTGAGGCCCGAGACCGCGTCGGTGGCCGTACCCGCTCCGACGTCATGGATGGTGCTTGGTACGAGATCGGTGGCCAGTGGGTCTCCCCGGATCAGACCGAGCTGATCGCCCTTATCAAGGAACTAGGCCTTGAGACCTTCCAGCGCTACCGTGAGGGCGACTCCATCTACCTCGGTATGGACGGAGAGGTGAAGCGCTACACCGGAGAGATCTTCCCCTGCGCGCCCGAGACGCAGGCCGAGATGGAGCGACTCATCGAGGTCATGGACGGCATTGTCGCGGAGCTCGACCCGGCCGCACCCTGGGAGCACCCCCGCGCTAAGGAATGGGATTCCATCAGCTTTAAGCAGTGGCTGAAGGAGCAGAGTGACGACGAAGAGGCCCGCAAGAACATCGGCCTGTTCATCGCTGGCGGCATGCTCACCAAGCCCGATCACGCATTCTCCGCGCTGCAGGCCTTCCACATGGCTGCCTCTGCTGGCAGCTTTACCAACCTGGTGGACGAGGACTTCATCCTGGACGCCCGCGTCGTCGGCGGCATGCAGTCGGTATCGCTGAAGATGGCTGAGGAAATCGGCGAGGACAACATCATCTTGTCCTCCCCGGTCCGCACCCTCGAGTACACCGACGAAGGCGTGACTTTGCATGCGGATAATGACGTCGTGGTGCGCGCGCAGTACTGCATCCTTGCGGTTCCGCCGAACCTCTACAACCGCATTTCTTACGTGCCGGAACTGCCCCGCACCCAGCACATCATGCACCAGCACCAGTCCATGGGCCTGGTGATCAAGGTTCACGCAACCTACGCAACCCCCTTCTGGCGTGACAAGGGCCTGTCCGGCACCTGCTTCTCCTCCAACCACTTGGTTCAGGAGATTTACGACAACACCAACCATGGTGACGAGCGCGGCACCCTCGTCGGCTTCGTCGTCGACGAGAAGGCAGAAGAAATGTTCGCCCTGCCGGAGGAGGAGCGGAAGCGCACCATCCTTGATGCTATGGCCAAGATGCTGGGCGAGGAGACCCTCAACCCCGAGTCCTTCTACCTGTCCGACTGGGGTGCAGAAGAGTGGACTCGCGGCGCCTACGCGTGCTCCTACGATCTGGGTGGTTTGGCTCGCTGGGGCAAGTTCAACACTGTCCCGGTCGGCCCGATCCACTTCGCATGCTCCGACATCGCGGGCGAGGGTTACCAGCACGTGGATGGTGCGGTGCGTATGGGCCACAAGGTCTCCGGCGAGCTCATTGAGCGTCTGGGAGGATAG
- a CDS encoding universal stress protein → MRCIVGYEATPQGLDSLNLGIEMAKTFGYDLEIVLVLRRHDVFSAEYPPIGGVADILVTQAFKWLEGALARVPEGINARGHVFSGTSTADGLLRAREELGARIIVVGGASSSPLKRHKLGTVAHDLLFGCPVPVALAPRGYTPHPVARINCAVGTRPGSGSLVSEGLLLAGAADLPLRLVALVGEEDNGDVLARTQSVLDEARAGLNDVAEAAAASDMDAAEARRQQVEVDIAIGKSSDVNHAIENVGWDDGDILFVGSSRIEQKSSVFAGSVAMRILRFLTVPLVVVPRGYDARKRWLK, encoded by the coding sequence ATGAGGTGCATCGTCGGCTACGAGGCAACCCCTCAGGGGCTTGATTCCCTCAACCTTGGTATCGAGATGGCCAAGACTTTCGGCTACGACCTGGAGATTGTGTTGGTGCTGCGCCGGCACGATGTTTTCAGTGCTGAATACCCACCCATCGGTGGGGTCGCGGACATCCTGGTCACCCAGGCGTTCAAGTGGTTGGAAGGCGCTCTCGCGCGAGTACCGGAAGGTATTAACGCGCGTGGTCATGTTTTTTCCGGCACCAGCACTGCTGACGGTTTGCTGCGTGCTCGTGAAGAACTAGGCGCCCGGATCATCGTGGTTGGCGGTGCGTCGTCTTCGCCGCTCAAGCGGCACAAGCTGGGCACGGTTGCGCACGACCTGTTGTTCGGTTGCCCAGTGCCGGTTGCTTTGGCCCCTCGCGGTTACACCCCGCACCCGGTGGCGCGGATCAACTGTGCCGTGGGTACCCGCCCCGGTTCTGGTTCTCTGGTCAGCGAAGGTCTGCTGCTGGCAGGTGCCGCCGACCTTCCCCTGCGCCTAGTGGCACTGGTTGGCGAAGAGGACAACGGGGATGTCCTGGCCCGCACCCAGAGCGTGCTGGATGAGGCTCGCGCCGGGCTTAATGACGTCGCGGAGGCTGCTGCCGCAAGCGACATGGATGCCGCAGAAGCGCGACGTCAACAAGTAGAAGTCGACATTGCAATCGGCAAGTCGAGCGACGTCAACCATGCAATTGAGAATGTCGGTTGGGACGACGGAGATATTTTGTTCGTTGGTTCCTCCCGCATTGAGCAGAAGTCCAGTGTGTTTGCGGGCAGCGTCGCGATGCGTATCTTGCGCTTCCTGACGGTGCCGCTTGTGGTGGTTCCGCGTGGATACGATGCACGAAAGAGGTGGCTGAAGTGA
- a CDS encoding APC family permease, protein MSDVEIASKGLSEGKVGMFSAAIIGISCIAPAYTLSGALGPTASAVGDHLPAILLVGFVPMLLVAIGYKELNASMPDSGTTFTWATRAFGPVLGWLGGWGLLAATILVLSNLAGIAVDFFYLMLSQIMHKPEIAELTRNVPINVATCFVFVVIAALISYRGLDTTKSVQYALVGFQFAVLILFSCMALWKAHNGQAWDVMEFSWEWFNPLGVGSFSAFAAGVALSVFIYWGWDVVLTMSEETEGSSSTPGKAATLTILIIVVLYQLIAVATLSYAGVGDGQYGLGNQAIQENIFGELATPIMGGLAILMSLAVLGSSAASLQSTFIGPARTMLAMGFYGALPKKFANISPKFQTPGFATFVAAVVAFAFYAVMRVISEAVLWDTITALGMMVCFYYGMTAFACVWYFRKEWFSSVGSFFAKFLSPLVGGALLLTFFFQTSYDAMDPSYGSGSEIFGVGLVFMLGVTLFALGAISMALTWWKNPAFFRGQTLTRGLPSDKMITVDEVLKLD, encoded by the coding sequence GTGAGTGATGTAGAAATTGCAAGCAAAGGCCTCTCTGAAGGCAAAGTGGGGATGTTCTCCGCGGCGATTATCGGCATCAGCTGTATCGCCCCGGCTTACACCCTGTCTGGTGCGCTCGGCCCGACCGCGAGTGCGGTAGGCGACCACCTGCCGGCGATCCTGCTGGTGGGTTTCGTGCCGATGCTTCTTGTGGCTATCGGGTACAAGGAGCTCAACGCGTCGATGCCGGACTCCGGCACAACCTTTACATGGGCTACGCGCGCGTTCGGCCCGGTGCTCGGTTGGCTCGGTGGTTGGGGCTTGCTGGCGGCGACCATTCTGGTGCTGTCGAACTTGGCAGGTATCGCGGTGGACTTCTTCTACCTGATGCTGTCCCAGATTATGCACAAGCCAGAAATCGCGGAGCTTACGCGCAATGTGCCGATTAACGTCGCCACCTGTTTTGTGTTCGTGGTGATCGCCGCACTGATTTCCTACCGCGGGTTGGACACCACCAAGTCCGTGCAGTACGCCCTAGTGGGCTTCCAATTCGCTGTGCTCATTCTGTTCAGCTGCATGGCCTTGTGGAAGGCCCACAATGGCCAAGCGTGGGATGTAATGGAGTTCAGCTGGGAATGGTTCAACCCCCTGGGCGTCGGTAGCTTCTCGGCTTTCGCCGCGGGTGTCGCCCTATCGGTGTTCATTTATTGGGGTTGGGACGTTGTCCTCACCATGAGTGAGGAAACCGAAGGTTCCAGCTCCACCCCTGGCAAGGCTGCCACGCTGACCATTTTGATCATTGTGGTGCTCTACCAGTTGATTGCTGTCGCAACACTGAGCTACGCCGGTGTGGGCGACGGGCAGTATGGCCTGGGCAATCAGGCTATTCAGGAAAACATCTTCGGTGAGCTCGCCACCCCGATCATGGGTGGCCTTGCAATCCTGATGTCCCTTGCAGTCCTGGGGTCGTCCGCGGCGTCATTGCAGTCCACTTTCATTGGTCCTGCACGCACCATGCTGGCGATGGGCTTCTATGGGGCCCTGCCGAAGAAGTTCGCCAACATTTCGCCGAAGTTCCAGACCCCTGGTTTTGCGACCTTCGTGGCTGCGGTGGTGGCCTTCGCGTTCTACGCGGTGATGCGTGTGATCAGTGAGGCAGTCCTGTGGGACACCATTACCGCACTGGGCATGATGGTGTGCTTCTACTACGGCATGACTGCTTTCGCCTGCGTGTGGTACTTCCGTAAAGAATGGTTCTCCAGCGTTGGGAGCTTCTTCGCGAAGTTCCTGTCACCGCTTGTTGGTGGAGCGTTGCTGCTGACCTTCTTCTTTCAGACGTCGTATGACGCGATGGACCCAAGCTATGGTTCCGGTTCCGAGATTTTCGGAGTGGGCCTGGTGTTCATGCTCGGCGTGACGCTGTTCGCTCTGGGTGCTATTTCCATGGCGTTGACGTGGTGGAAGAACCCAGCCTTCTTCCGCGGTCAAACCTTGACGCGTGGTTTGCCCAGTGACAAGATGATTACCGTCGATGAGGTTCTCAAGCTCGACTAA
- a CDS encoding amino acid permease, protein MSSSRPEAQQLRRSLKARHMYMIAIGGSIGTGLFVASGATVANAGPGGALLAYALIGFMVFLLMQSLGEMATYIPLAGSFGEYARRFVSPSFGFAIGWNYWYNWAITVAAELAAAALVMKYWAPNTPGWIWSAIFLAILFGLNALSARAYGEGEFWFALIKVAVVIFFLILGVLMIFGILGGPSPGFSNWTLSNGKQSAPFVNGAAGVLGVFMIAGFSFQGTELVAVAAGEAEDPDRNVPKAIRTVFIRILLFYIGAIAVIGFLIPFTDPRLLDSAEDNIAVAPFTLVFDNAGVLAAAAIMNAVILTSILSAGNSGLYASTRMLYALAESGQAPKLFSKLNSRGVPIPALIATTAIGALCFISSLIGDGAAYTWLINASGLAGFITWMGIAWCHYKFRRAFLAQGHSVDELPFKAIFFPLGPIVALLMCAFIVAGQNLEVYTGNIDLGTLISAYVGLPLFLALWWGHKLVTKAPKVDPMEADLSRL, encoded by the coding sequence ATGAGCTCTTCACGCCCCGAGGCGCAGCAACTTCGCCGCTCCCTCAAAGCCCGGCACATGTACATGATCGCCATCGGCGGTTCCATCGGCACGGGCCTCTTCGTCGCCTCCGGCGCCACCGTCGCCAACGCAGGCCCCGGCGGCGCACTCCTGGCTTACGCACTCATCGGGTTCATGGTCTTCCTGCTGATGCAATCCCTCGGCGAAATGGCTACCTACATTCCGCTGGCCGGCAGCTTCGGGGAATACGCCCGACGCTTCGTCTCCCCCAGCTTCGGCTTCGCCATCGGCTGGAATTATTGGTACAACTGGGCGATCACAGTCGCCGCTGAACTCGCGGCCGCCGCCCTGGTCATGAAGTACTGGGCACCCAACACACCCGGCTGGATATGGTCAGCGATATTCCTAGCCATCCTCTTCGGACTCAATGCCCTGTCCGCCCGCGCCTACGGCGAAGGCGAATTTTGGTTTGCGCTCATCAAAGTCGCGGTCGTTATTTTCTTCCTTATCCTTGGCGTCCTGATGATCTTCGGCATCCTCGGCGGCCCCTCCCCCGGCTTCAGCAACTGGACCCTGTCCAACGGTAAGCAATCTGCCCCCTTCGTCAACGGCGCCGCGGGCGTCCTTGGCGTCTTCATGATCGCGGGTTTTTCCTTCCAAGGCACCGAGCTCGTCGCCGTCGCCGCTGGTGAAGCAGAAGACCCCGACCGTAACGTCCCCAAGGCCATTCGTACCGTCTTCATCCGCATCCTGCTGTTCTACATCGGCGCCATCGCCGTCATCGGCTTCCTCATCCCCTTCACCGACCCCCGACTGCTGGACTCGGCGGAAGACAACATCGCCGTGGCCCCCTTCACCCTCGTCTTCGACAACGCTGGTGTGCTCGCAGCCGCAGCCATCATGAATGCCGTCATCCTCACCTCCATCCTGTCGGCAGGCAACTCCGGACTCTACGCGTCGACCCGCATGCTCTACGCTCTGGCCGAAAGCGGCCAGGCCCCTAAGCTTTTCTCCAAGCTGAACTCCCGCGGCGTCCCCATTCCAGCGCTCATCGCCACCACAGCCATCGGCGCCCTGTGCTTCATTTCCTCTCTCATCGGTGACGGTGCCGCCTACACGTGGCTAATCAATGCCTCCGGCCTCGCAGGCTTCATCACCTGGATGGGCATCGCCTGGTGCCACTACAAGTTCCGGCGCGCATTCCTAGCGCAAGGACACAGCGTCGACGAGCTGCCCTTCAAGGCCATCTTCTTCCCCCTCGGCCCCATCGTCGCACTGTTGATGTGCGCCTTCATCGTCGCAGGCCAAAACCTCGAGGTCTACACCGGCAACATCGACCTCGGAACCCTCATCTCCGCCTACGTCGGACTCCCCCTGTTCCTCGCACTATGGTGGGGACACAAGCTCGTCACCAAGGCCCCCAAGGTCGATCCGATGGAAGCCGACCTCAGCCGCCTGTAA
- a CDS encoding YgaP family membrane protein: protein MKKNENNTDRIVRGVVAVAAAIGAVLTSGALSIVLWVVAAIMAVTAVAGFCPLYTLFGINTCKR, encoded by the coding sequence ATGAAGAAAAACGAGAACAACACCGACCGTATCGTCCGTGGAGTCGTCGCCGTCGCCGCAGCAATCGGCGCGGTGCTCACCTCCGGTGCACTATCTATCGTCCTCTGGGTTGTCGCAGCCATCATGGCAGTGACGGCCGTTGCTGGCTTCTGCCCCCTCTACACGCTGTTCGGCATCAACACCTGCAAGCGCTAG
- the rplN gene encoding 50S ribosomal protein L14 — protein MIQQESRLRVADNTGAREILCIRVLGGSTRRFAGIGDVIVATVKEATPGGNVKAGEIVKAVIVRATKETRRPDGSYIRFDENAAVIIKNDNEPKGTRIFGPVARELRDKKFMKIVSLAPEVI, from the coding sequence GTGATTCAGCAAGAATCGCGTCTGCGGGTTGCCGATAACACCGGTGCACGAGAAATCCTGTGCATCCGCGTCCTCGGCGGCTCCACCCGACGCTTCGCTGGCATCGGTGACGTCATCGTCGCCACCGTCAAGGAAGCCACCCCCGGCGGCAACGTCAAGGCTGGCGAAATCGTAAAGGCCGTTATCGTTCGCGCCACCAAGGAAACCCGTCGTCCCGACGGCTCCTACATCCGCTTCGACGAGAACGCAGCCGTCATCATCAAGAACGACAACGAGCCCAAGGGCACCCGCATCTTCGGCCCCGTTGCTCGTGAGCTTCGCGACAAGAAGTTCATGAAGATCGTTTCCCTGGCACCGGAGGTAATCTAA
- the rplX gene encoding 50S ribosomal protein L24, whose translation MKIHKGDNVLVISGPDKGVKGKVIQAFPKTEKVLVEGVNRIKKHVANSAPERGAESGGIVTQEAPIHVSNVMVLDSDGNPTRVGYRVDENGKRVRISRKNGKDI comes from the coding sequence ATGAAGATCCACAAGGGCGACAACGTCCTCGTCATCTCCGGCCCCGATAAGGGCGTCAAGGGCAAGGTCATCCAGGCTTTCCCGAAGACCGAAAAGGTCCTCGTCGAAGGCGTTAACCGCATCAAGAAGCACGTTGCTAACTCCGCACCCGAGCGTGGCGCAGAGTCCGGTGGCATCGTTACCCAGGAAGCTCCCATCCACGTCTCCAACGTGATGGTTCTTGACTCCGACGGCAACCCCACCCGCGTTGGCTACCGCGTAGATGAGAACGGCAAGCGCGTTCGCATCTCCCGCAAGAACGGGAAGGATATCTAA
- the rplE gene encoding 50S ribosomal protein L5 gives MSENYTPRLKARYRADIRTKLGEEFGYDNVMQIPGVTKVVVNMGVGEAARDSKLINGALEDLTLITGQKPELRRAKKSIANFKLREGMPIGARVTLRGDRMWEFLDRLLTVALPRIRDFRGLSDQQFDGHGNYTFGLTEQTMFYEIDVDKIDRPRGMDITVVTTATNDDEGRALLRELGFPFKKANS, from the coding sequence ATGAGCGAGAACTACACTCCGCGTCTGAAGGCACGCTACCGTGCTGATATCCGCACCAAGCTCGGCGAAGAGTTCGGCTACGACAACGTCATGCAGATCCCCGGCGTCACCAAGGTTGTCGTCAACATGGGTGTCGGCGAGGCTGCTCGTGACTCCAAGCTGATCAACGGCGCACTCGAAGACCTCACCCTGATCACCGGTCAGAAGCCTGAGCTCCGTCGCGCTAAGAAGTCCATCGCTAACTTCAAGCTCCGCGAAGGCATGCCGATCGGCGCACGCGTCACCCTGCGTGGCGACCGCATGTGGGAATTCCTCGACCGTCTTCTGACTGTCGCTCTTCCCCGTATTCGTGACTTCCGCGGTCTGTCCGACCAGCAGTTCGATGGCCACGGTAACTACACCTTCGGCCTGACCGAGCAGACCATGTTCTACGAAATCGACGTTGACAAGATCGACCGCCCCCGCGGTATGGACATCACCGTCGTCACCACTGCCACCAATGATGATGAAGGCCGCGCGCTTCTCCGCGAGCTGGGCTTCCCCTTCAAGAAGGCAAACTCTTAA
- a CDS encoding HlyD family efflux transporter periplasmic adaptor subunit: MSEEDATESGSSSKKVIAVIAAVVLLLLGATGAAAYFMINKSNSQADAPKVLTVTTQDIENTIPVSGTIDAAKSVKVYTKITGPVQQVNVEAGQRVNEGQLLAVLDVSQQERELRTQKAQEANALIEAMTAVENAQEDYNDYAQLLDQGMSPELTSAQAAARSADNAYDVAQREFDLVRSRTDAGRNPDLVSREQAIESARSGLFSASLGLARTGVNLSNNAPIGETPDQSISDEAAQAANGIIGALDQVNSWNDAHRALNEQQQAYNDALARVDLDLYKQQKAVAEAFEVKREANTNLEVARFNVNKTLKDKQRALNQAERQANATRTVQGNGTEALELDINDKDVYAPFSGLVTTVEAEQGKPAAGALLTVVDDSKLLIRAVLKEADIPKIKPGQEVTFTTPATGYERYTGKVKSVSSVAQAAVQTTGDKNASVAQPNPGDSKPDFPVVIEVTGKKDGLLIGGNAKMQIVAQKETGVISVPRDVIFDGDEKEQRSVLVAVPKGEGSDEYTIEKRDVKVSKKMDFDVVISSGLKEGDKVLTDPGSYRDKVGETVTLKEDNE; this comes from the coding sequence GTGAGTGAAGAGGACGCAACCGAATCCGGTTCGAGCAGCAAAAAGGTCATCGCAGTTATCGCGGCGGTGGTGCTATTACTGCTTGGGGCGACGGGCGCTGCAGCATATTTCATGATCAACAAGTCCAACAGTCAGGCGGATGCTCCGAAGGTCTTGACCGTCACCACGCAGGATATCGAAAACACCATCCCGGTTAGCGGCACAATTGACGCCGCGAAATCCGTAAAGGTCTACACGAAGATCACCGGCCCGGTCCAGCAGGTCAATGTTGAAGCCGGACAGCGGGTTAATGAAGGCCAGCTGCTCGCGGTGTTGGATGTCAGCCAGCAGGAGCGCGAGCTGCGCACCCAAAAGGCGCAGGAAGCTAACGCCCTAATTGAGGCGATGACGGCCGTCGAAAATGCCCAAGAGGACTACAACGACTACGCCCAATTGCTGGATCAGGGGATGTCGCCTGAACTCACGAGCGCACAGGCAGCCGCGCGCAGCGCCGACAATGCTTATGACGTTGCTCAGCGTGAATTCGATCTGGTGCGTAGCCGCACGGATGCTGGCCGTAACCCCGACCTCGTTTCCCGCGAGCAAGCCATCGAGTCCGCCCGCTCCGGATTGTTTAGTGCTTCCCTTGGCCTGGCCCGTACTGGCGTGAACCTCTCCAACAACGCCCCGATCGGCGAGACCCCCGACCAGTCGATCTCTGATGAGGCAGCCCAGGCAGCCAACGGCATCATCGGCGCACTCGACCAAGTCAATAGCTGGAATGACGCCCATCGCGCGCTCAACGAGCAGCAGCAGGCCTACAATGATGCGCTCGCCCGGGTGGACCTGGACCTTTACAAGCAGCAAAAAGCTGTCGCGGAAGCCTTCGAGGTGAAACGCGAAGCCAACACCAACCTTGAGGTCGCACGTTTCAACGTCAACAAGACCCTTAAAGACAAGCAGCGCGCCCTCAACCAAGCTGAGCGCCAGGCCAATGCCACGCGCACCGTTCAAGGTAACGGAACCGAAGCTCTCGAGCTCGACATCAACGACAAGGATGTGTACGCACCCTTCAGCGGTCTCGTGACCACCGTCGAGGCAGAGCAGGGCAAGCCTGCCGCGGGTGCGCTGCTCACCGTGGTCGACGACTCCAAGCTACTGATCCGCGCGGTCCTCAAAGAAGCGGACATCCCGAAGATCAAGCCTGGGCAGGAAGTCACCTTTACTACCCCCGCCACCGGCTACGAGCGCTACACCGGCAAGGTCAAGAGCGTCTCCAGCGTCGCCCAGGCAGCCGTTCAGACCACAGGCGACAAGAACGCGTCGGTCGCTCAACCCAACCCTGGTGACTCCAAGCCGGACTTCCCCGTCGTCATCGAAGTCACCGGCAAAAAGGACGGCCTGCTAATCGGCGGAAACGCCAAGATGCAGATCGTGGCACAGAAGGAAACCGGAGTCATCTCCGTTCCCCGCGACGTCATTTTTGATGGAGACGAAAAAGAGCAGCGCTCCGTCCTGGTTGCTGTCCCTAAGGGCGAGGGCAGCGACGAATACACCATCGAAAAGCGCGACGTGAAGGTTTCCAAGAAGATGGATTTTGACGTCGTTATTTCCTCAGGTCTGAAGGAAGGCGACAAGGTCCTCACTGATCCCGGTAGCTACCGCGACAAAGTAGGCGAGACCGTCACCCTCAAGGAAGACAATGAGTAA
- a CDS encoding ABC transporter ATP-binding protein, with protein MSNDVDLLLALRGVTKTFNPGTPSELTVIPGLDMDVARGEFVSVVGASGCGKSTLMNIIGLLDKPTTGGYWFNGVNMLELHDNELAHYRSENIGFVFQNFSLIGRISAQKNVELPMMYAGMGRKERADRARELLDMVGMGDRLGHQPNQLSGGQKQRVAIARALANNPDLLLADEPTGALDSSTGRLVMDLFHDLNQTHGKTIVFITHNPELADETERVITMIDGRVDNATLLGAQ; from the coding sequence ATGAGTAACGACGTCGACCTGCTGCTAGCGCTGCGCGGGGTGACGAAAACATTCAACCCGGGAACCCCGAGCGAACTGACGGTGATCCCCGGGCTCGATATGGATGTCGCGCGCGGAGAATTCGTGTCCGTCGTGGGTGCCTCCGGTTGCGGAAAGTCAACGCTGATGAACATCATCGGCCTGTTGGACAAGCCAACCACCGGCGGATACTGGTTTAACGGCGTCAACATGCTGGAACTTCACGACAATGAGCTTGCCCATTACCGCAGTGAAAACATTGGATTCGTCTTCCAGAACTTCAGCCTGATCGGCCGCATCAGCGCACAAAAGAATGTCGAGCTGCCCATGATGTACGCAGGCATGGGGCGTAAAGAACGCGCCGACCGTGCCCGCGAACTGCTTGACATGGTCGGCATGGGTGACAGGCTTGGACACCAGCCCAACCAATTGTCGGGTGGGCAGAAGCAGCGCGTTGCCATCGCCCGGGCGCTCGCCAACAACCCAGACTTGTTACTGGCGGACGAGCCCACCGGTGCACTCGACTCCTCCACCGGCCGTCTGGTGATGGACCTGTTCCACGATCTCAACCAGACGCACGGTAAAACCATCGTCTTCATTACCCACAACCCCGAACTCGCGGACGAAACCGAACGAGTCATCACGATGATCGACGGTCGCGTCGACAACGCCACACTCCTGGGGGCGCAATGA
- a CDS encoding ABC transporter permease has product MKLGEAFLMALGSLKRNGLRSLLTLLGVIIGIAAVITILTLGAAASQKMINSINSIGGSDFQVAVEARPKEGQGDNEGNPNTNFYMDSATIPDSSRITPEMVDKLRLRFGDDLYGVTVAGFGGFSGQAVDPNAFDALSADPIDLSVTGVGPDYFKMNDKHVEFGREITQEDIDSEANVTVISHEVFTKMYDSDPQRALGSSIQFDGPFGTELFTVVGVTAGSSGGMFSFDFDELFAPYTVVNKYKNEANAWPSIGVRPAPGVDSEEFGKKLQRFFDAMYEDDAAAQVKVRDSKSELQTLQKILTMISVVISSIAGISLLVGGIGIMNIMLVTVTERTSEIGIRKAVGATTRDIRVQFVVEAMIICLMGGIIGIIIGTVFGVGGAMVMKEFVLPPVWGIIASLLISLLIGVFFGFYPANKAAKLNPIDALRHE; this is encoded by the coding sequence ATGAAACTCGGCGAAGCATTTTTGATGGCCCTCGGCAGCCTGAAACGCAACGGGCTGCGATCCTTGCTGACGTTGCTGGGCGTCATCATCGGTATTGCGGCAGTGATCACCATCCTCACCCTGGGTGCTGCGGCAAGCCAGAAAATGATAAACTCCATCAACAGCATTGGCGGCAGTGACTTCCAAGTGGCTGTGGAGGCGCGGCCCAAAGAAGGCCAGGGCGATAACGAGGGTAACCCGAACACTAACTTCTACATGGATTCGGCCACTATTCCCGATAGCAGCCGCATCACGCCCGAGATGGTGGACAAGCTGCGGCTGCGTTTCGGCGATGACCTCTACGGCGTCACGGTCGCTGGATTCGGTGGCTTCAGTGGCCAGGCGGTCGATCCCAACGCATTTGATGCATTGTCGGCCGACCCGATCGACCTGTCGGTGACAGGCGTTGGTCCCGATTACTTCAAGATGAACGACAAGCATGTCGAGTTTGGTCGCGAAATCACGCAGGAAGACATCGACTCAGAGGCGAACGTCACCGTCATCTCTCATGAGGTTTTCACGAAGATGTATGACAGCGACCCACAGCGTGCACTGGGCTCCAGCATTCAATTCGATGGCCCCTTCGGCACCGAATTGTTCACCGTTGTTGGCGTGACCGCGGGCTCGTCCGGCGGCATGTTCAGCTTCGACTTCGACGAGCTTTTCGCCCCTTACACGGTGGTGAATAAGTACAAAAATGAGGCCAACGCTTGGCCCTCCATTGGTGTTCGCCCAGCACCGGGTGTAGATTCGGAGGAATTTGGCAAGAAGCTGCAGCGCTTCTTCGATGCCATGTATGAGGATGACGCCGCGGCGCAGGTAAAGGTTCGCGACAGCAAATCGGAACTGCAAACGTTGCAGAAAATCCTGACCATGATCAGCGTGGTGATTTCTTCCATTGCAGGTATCTCACTGTTGGTGGGCGGCATTGGCATCATGAACATCATGCTCGTGACAGTTACCGAGCGCACGAGCGAGATCGGTATCCGCAAGGCCGTTGGTGCAACCACCCGCGACATTCGTGTCCAATTTGTGGTCGAAGCCATGATTATCTGCCTCATGGGTGGGATCATCGGCATCATCATCGGCACGGTGTTTGGTGTTGGCGGCGCGATGGTGATGAAGGAGTTCGTCCTGCCACCCGTGTGGGGCATTATCGCATCCTTGTTGATTTCGCTGCTCATTGGTGTGTTCTTTGGCTTCTATCCGGCAAACAAAGCCGCCAAGCTCAACCCCATCGATGCGCTGCGCCACGAGTAG